CAAACAAAATCGGGAAAAGACTCATGTTCGTGTTACCGGGCAGAGTATTGGGCTCGCCAAGGAAGATTTCCCCATCCTCGCTCATCAAAAAATCAATCCGGGCAAAACCTTTGATACCTAAAATCCGATAGGCTTTAATGGCCATATCTGTTAATTCTCGGCTCTTTTCATCCCCAATCTGAGCTGGGATCTGATACTTCATCTTTGAGTTATCGATAAACTTATTATCATAATCAAACCAGCCATTACCATCATTCTGTCCAGGTGCCCAATGTGCACCAATGGGACTAGCCACCACTTTATCATTGCCAATTAAACCAATTTCCAACTCAGTTGGATTCTTAACCGCTGCCTCAACAATTACCTTTTCATCATATTGGAATGAATCTGCTAAAGCACGCTGATACTCCGCAGCACTGGTCACACGCGAGATACCCACAGAAGAACCTTGGTTAGCAGCTTTGACAAAAACAGTTTTGCCTAATTTTGCAGCCAATTCTTCCCAGCTTGGATGATCACTGTCTGACTTAAATAGGACAACATAAGCCGTGTTTCGGACGTGATTAACCGTCATCAGTTCTTTTGTAATAACCTTGTCAAAGCTGATTGCATGTGCCTTTAAATTTGCACCCACATATGGTATTTTCAGCAATCGAAAAAGTCCAGCCAAAGTTCCATCTTCACCTAAATTGCCGTGTACCGAGGGAAATAACACATCCAGTTTTAAATCTTTAATCGCATTGATTGAGGATAAAATACCCGAATCCTTCTGTGGCTTTGCTTTAAGCAGCTGGTCCTCATCTTCACCAAACAATACTTTTTTGGAAGTTTCGGTATCAACCATGTCGCCATTTTTAGAAATCAGGACAGGAAACACCTGATATTTTTCAGGATCCAGCGCATCGTAATAATTTTTTGCCGATCTCTTGCTGACATCGTGTTCAGAAGAATTTCCGCCAAAAAAAAGACCAACTCGTACCTTTTCAGTCATAACTGCTCCTAATGATTATTTAAAAATTAAAAAAACGAATTCCTAGAAACTTAAGAATCTCACATCTTTATTCACTTGTCAATTAGTTTAAATAATCGCGGGTACTTTCAATATAATCAACAATTGAACCCGGAAAAGCGTCTTTTTGCAGCAAAAGCTGCTGCAGCAAACGGTTACGATTATAAATTTTATTCCATCCGGCTTCGGTCGTGACAGCCATTTGAGCAGTCAACCCTTGATGCCAAAATTTTAAGACTCGCAGAAAATAATCTTCGTAAATTTCGTTAAGATTTGTGATCTCCGCCAAATAAGCCGCAATACGGGCATCTTCACCAGCAACGAATGGCACCGGCGCATTATGGTAGCCCACCAGCAGCGTTGCCAGGAGCAAAATCTTATCCGCTCGGCGAACTTTAGGACTGCTGCAAAGGTTGCTGCAAACATTCCCCAAATGAGTGAAGGCATGCGCCCAACCTTTTTCACCGACAAAACCGCGACCATCTTGTTCTAGCAAAGCATAGGCAGCAACTTGATTAATGATCCGGTCGCGCAGTTGCGTATCGATGAAATTCTGCTGGACATCTGCACTTAATAGCTGGCCCAAGACGAGCAGCGAAAAAGACCTTTGAAAGACACCGTCATTTAA
The Oenococcus kitaharae DSM 17330 DNA segment above includes these coding regions:
- a CDS encoding D-alanine--D-alanine ligase family protein yields the protein MTEKVRVGLFFGGNSSEHDVSKRSAKNYYDALDPEKYQVFPVLISKNGDMVDTETSKKVLFGEDEDQLLKAKPQKDSGILSSINAIKDLKLDVLFPSVHGNLGEDGTLAGLFRLLKIPYVGANLKAHAISFDKVITKELMTVNHVRNTAYVVLFKSDSDHPSWEELAAKLGKTVFVKAANQGSSVGISRVTSAAEYQRALADSFQYDEKVIVEAAVKNPTELEIGLIGNDKVVASPIGAHWAPGQNDGNGWFDYDNKFIDNSKMKYQIPAQIGDEKSRELTDMAIKAYRILGIKGFARIDFLMSEDGEIFLGEPNTLPGNTNMSLFPILFESAGMDRKAQAEKLIQLAFEEFDRQKQISYSFTELGSEKLGEFDIKK
- a CDS encoding DUF2785 domain-containing protein — its product is MIDDQIALIKDTVIQARKKLANGQIYQSLNGQLENLVGSLSKRSKTIVKPVDGGDSALALMQKTSEKFIQVKKVLLTDDQLFEILRQLASTNPAYRDRGAFYFLSDLISNKALSPEQMRWIANYLVADERLFGHILEPLNDGVFQRSFSLLVLGQLLSADVQQNFIDTQLRDRIINQVAAYALLEQDGRGFVGEKGWAHAFTHLGNVCSNLCSSPKVRRADKILLLATLLVGYHNAPVPFVAGEDARIAAYLAEITNLNEIYEDYFLRVLKFWHQGLTAQMAVTTEAGWNKIYNRNRLLQQLLLQKDAFPGSIVDYIESTRDYLN